TTAACTTTTCAGTTTGGAGTTGATGCACATTATCATACCGCTTATTTTTCCCCCGGATACGAGCCGGCATTGCTCCAATTTTACAATCAGCGGGAAAAAGAGATCGGAAATTACCCCATTGCAACGGTGTATGCCAACATGCACCTGAAACAAACCCGCTTTTTTGTGATGCTTTACAACGCGGCGTCTGCCGTTTGGAAACCACGCGATTACTTCTCTTTGCCTGGCTATCCGGTAAATCCAATGATGCTTAAACTGGGGCTTTCGGTTGACCTGCACAATTAATTTTCTCTGCTGTGAAATCGAAAAAAATAATTGTCATTTACGGCGTACTTTTAGTTGTCGCGCTTTCCCTGATGGTTATCCTTTATACCGTTTCCAGGAAGGTGGAGATTGTTTTACCCAGAGATTTTTCCGAGATAGTGAACAGCGGCGAGTTGAACATCGTTACCGATTATAATCCCATTGGATACCATGTCTCCGGCGATACCCTGGCCGGATTTCAGCATGGGCTCATCAAGGCCCTGGAACAGGATTGGAAGCTGAAAGTAAATATCTTTCTGGAGAACAGCCTGGATAAAAATCTTCAAGGGCTGAAACAGGGACGGTACGATATCGTTGCCCGGAACATTCCCGTAACCACGCATTTGCGTCAGCAGTTTGGCTTTACCGAGTCAATTAACCTGAATAAACAGGTACTTGTACAGCGAAAACCGGAGTTTAACGACAGCATAACACCCATCCGCCAACACCTGGATTTAGCCAAAAAAACCATCCATATACACAGGGATTCGCCCGTAATTTTGCGTCTGCAAAACCTTTCTCACGAAATAGGAGATACCATTTTTATAATACAAAACGATATATACGAAACAGAACAACTGGTGATGATGGTTGCAGGCGGGGATATTGACTTCACGGTTTGTGACGAGGTACTTGCGCGAAAACTTGCCAAAGAGATGCCGGAGATAGATGTTGATACCGACATCAGCTTCACGCAATTGGAGTCGTGGGCGGTGCGGAAAGACTCGCCTGTTCTGCTGGATAGCCTGAATGCCTGGCTCTCGCGATTTCTTACACCCGCATCAACTCACTCATTATCCCATCGGAAATAAATATACCTTTCCGATTCATTATCAGCGAATTGTCTTTAGACACAAGAAAGCCTTCACGGATGAATTTTCGCGCATTTTGCAAGCAGTAATCGAACAGTTCCTGTCCGAATTTTTCCTTCAGCAGGTTTAGGTCCACGCCCCACATCGTGCGCAACCCCGTCAGAATAAACTCGTTGTATTTTTGGGTGAACGTTAACTTTTCCGTTTCCTGCAAAAGTTCCCCGGACTGAATTGCGGTGATGTATTTTTCGAGCGAAGCTATGTTCCACGACCGGTTTTCCCCATCGTATGAGTGGGCCGAAGGTCCCAGTCCGATATATTTTTCGTTTTTCCAATACGAGGTGTTGTGAATGGAATATTTCTTGCTTTTGGCAAAATTTGAAATTTCGTAATGTTCAAACCCGTTTTGGGCAAGCGTATCGATGAGCATGGAAAACATTTCCGTGCTTGCTTCGTCGGTAACGGGCCTCACGCTCCCTTTCTGCAGGAGAGCATAGAGCCTGGTCTGCTTCTCGTAAATAAGGTGGTACGCCGAGATGTGCCAGACATCCAGTTCACAGGCCTGTCGCAGGCTCTTCTCCCATATTCCGGGTGTCTGGCCGGGCAAACCGTACATCAGGTCAATGCTTATGTTTTCAAACCCTGCTTGCCGGCAGAGCTTGACTGCCTGGATCGCCTGTCGGGCCGAGTGCCTTCGGCTTAAAAACTTCAATTCCCCGTCATCGAAACTTTGAATTCCAATACTGATCCGGTTGAAAGGCAATTTCCGCAGCAAGTGTATATATTCTTCCGAAAGATCGTCAGGATTTGCTTCTAGGGTGATTTCCGCATCTTCCTCTATCGGAAAATGGGAGAACAATGTTTCAAAAATTTCCCCGAAAGCTTGGTTATCTAATCTCGACGGCGTTCCGCCCCCGAAATAAATAGTTTTTACCGGTTCCCTCACTTCGTTTTTTCTACGTAAAGCTTCGGCGCAAAGCGCCTCCGCAAAAACCTTTATTTTGCTTTCGTCGGTTTCCTTGTAAAAATCGCAGTAAACGCAACGCGTTTTACAAAAAGGGATGTGGATGTAAATGCCGGCCATTATTCGGATTGGAGTGTGGGAAGGGTTTCTATGAGAAATTTATAAGCTTTTAAATACTTCCGGATACGGGAAACGGCGGTATCATCAAGTTCTCTGAAGCGGCGAACATCCATGTTGTCCGACAAATCGTTCATCTTTACCCGAACCGCCAGGGGATTTTTCGCTACACGCGCCAGATACGCGTCGTATGTTTCCGGATCATCATGCGTCAAGGCTCCGACCGCATCCAGTATTTCCGGGGAAAAACCTTCTTCCGCCAGATCTTCCAATGTCCAATCAGAGTCTTCGATCACATCGTGCAGCGCACCGGCAATTTTTTCCCGTAACGTATGCCCGGTGCTCATCACGCGCAAGACGTGTCCGAGGTAGGGCTGTCCGTTTTTATCGTAATGCCCCGTATGCGCTTCGATGGCAATATCCGTCGCCCGTAAGAGCTGTTCCTGCAGAGTCATTTTTGTTTGTTTATCAATTCCCCGGTCAAAAGAGGCTCGTCGGTGGTTATGAAATCGACTTTCAGGTCAAGCATTTCCCGGATACCCTCAGGCGTATTCACCGTCCACACGTTGACCTTCAGTCCGAGGTCGTGTGCTTCCTTCACCCAGTGCGGATTTTTCTTCAACACATTGAAGTGATAGTCTATGCCTGCTGCGCCCATGGATTTGATTACCCGGGGCGACAGGTCTCCGTTCAGGTAATATACCGGTGCCGCCGGATCAAGTTTTCTGACCTGATTAACAAAATTAATGCCGAATGAAATGTATTCTACCCGGTTTTGCAATCCTTTTTCTCGAATCATATTGATCACCTTCTCTGCCAACTCATCTTCCGCTTTTCTGTCGCTGTGCGTCTTGAATTCGACTATCAGCCGGGCGTTCCTGCATTTTTCAAACGCAGTTAAATATTCTTCTACCGTAGGCAACGGTTCACCGTTTGCTAATTTCACTTTCCGGAGGACAGCGGCAGAAGTTTCCTGCACCCGTAATTTCTTCCCGTCGAGCAGCACATCGGCGTCGTGATTTACCACAGGCACGCCGTCCGACGATAGCCAGATATCTACTTCAGATCCGTAAACGTCAAGCGCATCGGCGTTCATTAAGGCAGCAACGGAGTTTTGTGCGGAACCCTCAGTTTTCCAGTATCCGCGATGCGCAATGATTTCCTGTGACGTTGCGGAAAAAACAAACGTCAGAAAGATCAGGGTAATGATTACATTTTTTTGATTCATGATTGTCGGATTTATATTGTTATTTTTCAGTCCACCGTAGTTTCTGTTGATAAAAATCGTAACTAGCTGAATACTCTACCGAAACGGCCGGTTTTTCGAAAGAAAAGACGAACCGCTCGTCGTTGGGGCTCTCTATGTAACGGAGCACCAACTCCAGTGTTTTTTCATCTTTCCAGACATAGTTTCCCGCCACCTTAAAGGGTGGCAAACCCGTTAAACCGGCTTTGGAGCCAGCAGTGAGCGAAGGCCCGTGGCGCAACGTTTCACCTTCTTCCCACGAAGTGGAGTTGAACCGGAATTCGTAGGTTGCCGTGTCTTGTCTTAGGGTCATCCGACAAACGTCGCCTTCGAATCGCAATGTTAATTCCGATATTTTCAGTGGATTTTTGTTGAAAGCCATTGTTTTTCCGGAAATAATTTCCCGGACAGGAGAGGAGGTTCTCGTGGTGTGGACAGGTAACCTCAACGCCGACAAACGGGATTTCAACCTGTCCAGCGCGTCACCGTCCTCAGCCAACGCAGATTCCCGGAAAGCAGGAAAAATATGCTTCCAGACCAGGTTGATCTCCTTTTGCATATCCTGAGCGTTAGCCGTAAGGACAATAACCGCATCTTTCTCCGGCAGGACAATGATGAACTGCCCGAAAGCCCCGTCGCCGCGGAACGCGTTATTTCGCGTTTGCCAGAACTGATAACCGTAACCTTGTGCCCAGTCATTCGCCGGGTCTTCTTCTCCCGTTACGGTCTTGATCTGCTCGGAAGTAGCCGCATTCACCCATTCTTCCGTCAGGATCCGGTGATCTCTCCATTTACCTTTTTGCAAGTAGAGCAGCCCCAGTTTCGCCATATCTTCCGTCTTAACGCGCAGCCCCCATCCGCCGACGTTTATTCCCTGCGGGTTCACTTCCCAATCGGCATCTTTAATGCCCAAAGGTTCAAACAGGCGGGGCTTGAGGTAATCGATGAGTTTTTCAC
This portion of the Petrimonas sulfuriphila genome encodes:
- a CDS encoding transporter substrate-binding domain-containing protein; this translates as MKSKKIIVIYGVLLVVALSLMVILYTVSRKVEIVLPRDFSEIVNSGELNIVTDYNPIGYHVSGDTLAGFQHGLIKALEQDWKLKVNIFLENSLDKNLQGLKQGRYDIVARNIPVTTHLRQQFGFTESINLNKQVLVQRKPEFNDSITPIRQHLDLAKKTIHIHRDSPVILRLQNLSHEIGDTIFIIQNDIYETEQLVMMVAGGDIDFTVCDEVLARKLAKEMPEIDVDTDISFTQLESWAVRKDSPVLLDSLNAWLSRFLTPASTHSLSHRK
- the hemW gene encoding radical SAM family heme chaperone HemW, with the translated sequence MAGIYIHIPFCKTRCVYCDFYKETDESKIKVFAEALCAEALRRKNEVREPVKTIYFGGGTPSRLDNQAFGEIFETLFSHFPIEEDAEITLEANPDDLSEEYIHLLRKLPFNRISIGIQSFDDGELKFLSRRHSARQAIQAVKLCRQAGFENISIDLMYGLPGQTPGIWEKSLRQACELDVWHISAYHLIYEKQTRLYALLQKGSVRPVTDEASTEMFSMLIDTLAQNGFEHYEISNFAKSKKYSIHNTSYWKNEKYIGLGPSAHSYDGENRSWNIASLEKYITAIQSGELLQETEKLTFTQKYNEFILTGLRTMWGVDLNLLKEKFGQELFDYCLQNARKFIREGFLVSKDNSLIMNRKGIFISDGIMSELMRV
- a CDS encoding phosphohydrolase, whose product is MTLQEQLLRATDIAIEAHTGHYDKNGQPYLGHVLRVMSTGHTLREKIAGALHDVIEDSDWTLEDLAEEGFSPEILDAVGALTHDDPETYDAYLARVAKNPLAVRVKMNDLSDNMDVRRFRELDDTAVSRIRKYLKAYKFLIETLPTLQSE
- a CDS encoding glycerophosphodiester phosphodiesterase, translating into MNQKNVIITLIFLTFVFSATSQEIIAHRGYWKTEGSAQNSVAALMNADALDVYGSEVDIWLSSDGVPVVNHDADVLLDGKKLRVQETSAAVLRKVKLANGEPLPTVEEYLTAFEKCRNARLIVEFKTHSDRKAEDELAEKVINMIREKGLQNRVEYISFGINFVNQVRKLDPAAPVYYLNGDLSPRVIKSMGAAGIDYHFNVLKKNPHWVKEAHDLGLKVNVWTVNTPEGIREMLDLKVDFITTDEPLLTGELINKQK
- a CDS encoding serine hydrolase, encoding MKNSLLFPLFGLILMLSGCVQKTEQKMIDNYSLPRSTPEAEGLSSEAVIQFIDAAESVRDSSIELHSFMIVRHGKVLAEGWWSPYRRGLRHTMYSVSKSFTSTAIGLAVAEGRLKLTDKVVSFFPESLPDTVSPYLAQLDVDDLLKMSVGQAREPQEMRFSDDWIKTFLAAPVQYEPGTVFLYNSAGSFMLSAILQKATGEKLIDYLKPRLFEPLGIKDADWEVNPQGINVGGWGLRVKTEDMAKLGLLYLQKGKWRDHRILTEEWVNAATSEQIKTVTGEEDPANDWAQGYGYQFWQTRNNAFRGDGAFGQFIIVLPEKDAVIVLTANAQDMQKEINLVWKHIFPAFRESALAEDGDALDRLKSRLSALRLPVHTTRTSSPVREIISGKTMAFNKNPLKISELTLRFEGDVCRMTLRQDTATYEFRFNSTSWEEGETLRHGPSLTAGSKAGLTGLPPFKVAGNYVWKDEKTLELVLRYIESPNDERFVFSFEKPAVSVEYSASYDFYQQKLRWTEK